From one Variovorax sp. PBL-H6 genomic stretch:
- a CDS encoding ArsR/SmtB family transcription factor gives MDADKVFKALADPTRRKLLDLLCERNGQTLGELCEHLDMARQSVTQHIGLLESASLVSTVWRGREKLHFINPVPLHEVYERWVRKFERQRLSLLHDLKKQLEGE, from the coding sequence ATGGACGCTGACAAGGTTTTCAAGGCACTGGCCGACCCGACCCGCAGAAAGCTGCTCGACCTGCTCTGCGAGCGGAACGGGCAGACGCTGGGCGAGCTCTGCGAGCACCTGGACATGGCGCGGCAATCGGTCACGCAGCACATCGGGCTTCTCGAGTCGGCAAGCCTGGTGAGCACGGTCTGGCGTGGCCGGGAAAAGCTGCACTTCATCAACCCGGTGCCGCTGCACGAGGTCTACGAGCGGTGGGTGCGGAAATTCGAACGCCAGCGGCTCAGCCTGCTGCACGACCTGAAGAAACAACTCGAAGGAGAGTGA
- a CDS encoding DUF1090 family protein yields MRVKSSFLAIALALAAPAIAMAQPASQVDAAACKAEEEALEQDMAVARSRGQMLRRRELAEALTALQGRCKTLAPAQSRAARIDKLEQEIRELRLELDRAEAQLRELTHGG; encoded by the coding sequence ATGCGCGTGAAATCCTCTTTCCTGGCCATCGCGCTCGCGCTGGCGGCGCCCGCGATCGCCATGGCGCAGCCGGCAAGCCAGGTCGACGCCGCTGCCTGCAAGGCCGAGGAGGAGGCACTCGAGCAGGACATGGCCGTGGCCCGCTCGAGGGGCCAGATGCTGCGCCGGCGCGAACTTGCCGAGGCATTGACCGCACTGCAAGGCCGCTGCAAGACGCTGGCCCCGGCGCAGAGCCGCGCGGCGCGCATCGACAAGCTGGAGCAGGAAATCAGGGAACTGCGGCTCGAGCTCGACCGGGCCGAGGCGCAGCTTCGCGAGCTGACGCACGGCGGGTGA
- a CDS encoding SRPBCC family protein: MSKTSFVYVTYIRSTPEKVFEAITRPEIARRYWGHENVSEWTPGAAWEHVRADEQRTVQVVGKVVEVQPPARLVITWASPSQAADPASYSRVSFDIAPYEDMVRLTVTHDELEAGSGMAKGIQQGWPIVLSSLKSLLETGQGIDVFAKPKAG, from the coding sequence ATGAGCAAGACGAGCTTCGTTTACGTGACCTACATCCGCTCGACACCGGAAAAGGTGTTCGAGGCCATCACCAGGCCGGAGATCGCGCGGCGCTACTGGGGCCACGAGAATGTCTCCGAGTGGACACCCGGAGCAGCCTGGGAGCACGTGCGTGCCGACGAGCAGCGCACAGTCCAGGTGGTCGGCAAAGTGGTCGAGGTCCAGCCGCCTGCGCGCCTGGTCATCACGTGGGCAAGCCCCTCGCAGGCGGCCGATCCGGCCAGCTACAGCCGCGTGAGCTTCGACATTGCGCCGTACGAGGACATGGTGCGCCTGACCGTCACCCACGACGAGCTCGAGGCTGGCAGCGGCATGGCCAAGGGCATCCAGCAGGGCTGGCCGATCGTTCTGTCCAGCCTCAAGTCCCTGCTCGAAACGGGCCAGGGCATCGATGTCTTCGCCAAGCCCAAGGCGGGCTGA
- a CDS encoding GFA family protein, which translates to MTQPYTGGCACGAIRYATRHAPLFQNHCQCVDCRRRSGTGHGSYLTFPARAEMTITGEAAHWEVTADSGNVKNHAFCPVCGTPVYLSFSEAPELIAVHAGSLDEPDRFVPQALTYSVRGLAWDAIDPSLQAFERMPRQ; encoded by the coding sequence ATGACCCAGCCCTACACCGGCGGATGTGCGTGCGGCGCGATCCGCTACGCAACGAGGCACGCGCCCCTCTTCCAGAACCACTGCCAGTGCGTCGACTGCCGGCGACGCAGCGGCACCGGGCACGGCTCCTACCTGACCTTTCCCGCGCGGGCCGAGATGACGATCACTGGCGAGGCGGCGCATTGGGAGGTCACGGCCGACAGCGGCAACGTGAAGAATCACGCCTTCTGCCCGGTCTGCGGAACGCCGGTCTACCTGAGCTTCTCCGAGGCGCCGGAGCTGATCGCGGTTCACGCAGGCAGCCTGGACGAGCCCGATCGCTTCGTGCCGCAGGCGCTCACCTACAGCGTGCGCGGATTGGCGTGGGACGCCATCGATCCTTCGCTGCAGGCATTCGAGCGGATGCCGCGCCAGTAA
- a CDS encoding phospholipase D-like domain-containing protein, translating to MSDPPLSLSVASCIACLVHLHERLQALLVLLHWQMRGSIARELRRIRPGPASLLGHALAALLSTGCASLPPPDAARARSTVLGDVAHTRLAQVARASAAGVDPALSGFRLLADGDQALDARIALVRRAQVSLDIQYYLVAADATGRRFLRELGEAAGRGVRVRLLVDDLYANDSRLLLAGLAAQANVEVRLFNPLPQRGGKVGTRVALSLHEFERINRRMHNKLFIADGSLAVIGGRNIADDYFKRGEPSNFIDMDVLCSGPVVNGLGAVFDRFWNSEQAWPVQALLPDTDDGARAYAQVLQSVRGDPPVAPLDRLGYRPVTAELDEGRLTQHFAPARLYADGPEKAATEGRPAPEAFALEGALQAMREARSQVLVATPYLVPGERGLALMRRARDKGLRVIVMTNAQAATDEPLVHWGYARYRAEMVAMGVELHELSPALGRRADAAAGESASSLGRLHAKLAVIDGRRLLIGSMNMDRRSMRANTELGVLIDSPALAVEVTQTLQRDRDVGSYRLRSAARRPGSLEWVAQEAGREVVHPREPGVSWAERLRLGLMSLFVAEELL from the coding sequence ATGTCCGACCCCCCACTTTCCCTGTCTGTTGCCTCCTGCATCGCTTGCCTGGTCCACCTCCACGAACGGCTGCAGGCGCTGCTGGTGCTGCTGCACTGGCAGATGCGCGGGTCCATCGCACGCGAGCTGCGGCGTATCCGGCCCGGCCCGGCCTCCCTGCTGGGCCATGCCCTGGCGGCGCTGCTGAGCACCGGGTGCGCCAGCCTGCCGCCCCCCGACGCCGCGCGTGCGCGCTCGACGGTGCTGGGCGACGTGGCGCACACGCGACTGGCCCAGGTGGCACGCGCCTCGGCGGCGGGCGTCGACCCGGCGCTGTCAGGCTTTCGCCTGCTTGCGGACGGCGACCAGGCGCTGGATGCGCGCATCGCGCTGGTCCGCCGCGCCCAGGTCTCGCTGGACATCCAGTACTACCTGGTGGCGGCCGACGCGACCGGGCGGCGCTTCCTGCGCGAGCTCGGCGAGGCTGCTGGGCGCGGTGTGCGGGTGCGCCTGCTGGTCGACGACCTCTACGCGAACGACAGCCGCCTGCTGCTGGCCGGTCTGGCGGCCCAGGCGAACGTGGAAGTGCGGCTCTTCAACCCGCTGCCCCAGCGCGGCGGCAAGGTGGGCACCCGCGTGGCGCTGTCGCTGCACGAGTTCGAGCGCATCAACCGGCGCATGCACAACAAGCTCTTCATCGCAGACGGTTCGCTTGCCGTGATCGGCGGGCGCAACATCGCTGATGACTACTTCAAGCGCGGCGAGCCTTCGAACTTCATCGACATGGACGTGCTGTGCTCCGGGCCCGTGGTGAATGGCCTGGGGGCGGTGTTCGACCGCTTCTGGAACAGCGAGCAGGCCTGGCCCGTGCAGGCGCTGCTGCCCGACACGGACGATGGCGCGCGAGCCTACGCGCAAGTGCTGCAGAGCGTGCGCGGTGACCCGCCCGTGGCGCCGCTCGACCGCCTCGGCTACCGGCCGGTGACGGCCGAGCTGGACGAGGGGCGGCTCACCCAGCATTTCGCGCCGGCGCGGCTCTATGCCGACGGCCCGGAAAAGGCCGCCACCGAAGGCCGGCCCGCACCGGAGGCTTTCGCGCTCGAAGGCGCGCTGCAGGCGATGCGCGAGGCACGCTCGCAGGTGCTGGTCGCCACTCCCTACCTCGTGCCGGGCGAGCGCGGCCTGGCGCTGATGCGGCGCGCGCGCGACAAGGGCCTGCGCGTGATCGTCATGACCAACGCGCAGGCCGCCACCGACGAGCCGCTGGTGCACTGGGGCTATGCCCGCTACCGGGCCGAGATGGTGGCCATGGGCGTGGAGCTCCACGAGCTCAGCCCGGCGCTGGGCCGGCGGGCCGACGCGGCGGCCGGCGAATCCGCCTCTTCTCTCGGCCGGCTGCACGCCAAGCTGGCGGTCATCGACGGCCGGCGACTGCTGATCGGCTCGATGAACATGGACCGGCGCTCGATGCGCGCCAACACCGAGCTGGGCGTGCTCATAGACAGCCCGGCGCTGGCTGTCGAGGTGACGCAGACCCTGCAGCGCGACCGCGACGTCGGCAGTTACCGCCTGCGGTCGGCCGCACGACGCCCCGGCAGCCTCGAGTGGGTGGCGCAGGAGGCCGGACGCGAGGTGGTACATCCGCGAGAACCCGGCGTGAGCTGGGCCGAGCGGCTGCGGCTCGGGCTGATGTCGCTGTTCGTGGCAGAGGAGCTGCTCTAG
- the flgM gene encoding flagellar biosynthesis anti-sigma factor FlgM yields the protein MKIDQPASSATSISRTAKGAKAQPAAGADAAEQAKDAVQLSSAQVHSLPSGPNADFDAARVADIRKAILAGEYTVHPERIADGLLKNVRDLLSGKNEG from the coding sequence TTGAAAATCGACCAACCCGCCTCCTCGGCCACTTCCATCTCCCGCACGGCCAAGGGCGCCAAGGCCCAACCGGCCGCTGGCGCCGATGCCGCCGAACAGGCCAAGGACGCCGTACAGCTGTCCTCGGCCCAGGTTCATTCCCTGCCGAGCGGGCCTAACGCCGACTTCGATGCGGCGCGCGTCGCGGACATCCGCAAGGCCATCCTCGCCGGCGAGTACACCGTGCATCCCGAGCGCATCGCCGACGGCCTCCTGAAGAACGTGCGCGACCTGCTCAGCGGAAAGAACGAGGGCTGA
- a CDS encoding protein NO VEIN domain-containing protein encodes MDKEVDPDVLAVINEKRLTGEKRTPVDIIARMGVPDARQKAADQAWLGTGDKVIATIWAELVSIGAGGRWFCLESLDAERRIGGGERSATQAQRASNRLDLLKRSLDEGQGFRAVLQTNRVPIRETETDRSAKVSIRVPDEQEWHVATWDADRKLAVLVRGPGEWVPSEEDMQAARARGGVPAAPAPSGPVSRDELQAAAMDHLTRHFSGYGYKTENVAGQALGYDIEVTDKKGATLLKLAVKGTAVGSTAFQLTSQERACAKQGDPWRLAVVTDALGPAVQHKLYKPAEIDQAPGLEPAG; translated from the coding sequence ATGGACAAGGAAGTCGACCCCGACGTACTCGCGGTCATCAACGAAAAGCGCCTGACCGGGGAGAAGCGCACTCCCGTCGACATCATCGCCAGGATGGGCGTGCCTGATGCGCGCCAGAAGGCGGCCGACCAGGCCTGGCTGGGCACCGGCGACAAGGTCATCGCCACGATCTGGGCAGAGCTCGTGAGCATCGGCGCGGGCGGGCGATGGTTCTGCCTCGAGTCCCTCGATGCGGAGCGCCGGATCGGGGGTGGCGAGCGAAGCGCCACGCAGGCCCAGCGCGCCAGCAACCGCCTGGACTTGCTCAAGCGCTCGCTGGACGAGGGCCAGGGGTTCAGGGCCGTGCTGCAGACGAACCGCGTCCCCATTCGCGAAACCGAGACCGACAGGTCGGCCAAGGTGTCGATACGCGTGCCGGACGAACAGGAGTGGCACGTTGCAACGTGGGATGCCGACCGGAAACTCGCGGTGCTGGTCCGCGGTCCAGGCGAGTGGGTGCCGAGCGAGGAAGACATGCAGGCCGCGCGCGCGCGGGGCGGCGTCCCGGCGGCGCCGGCGCCGTCCGGCCCGGTATCCCGGGACGAGCTACAGGCGGCCGCCATGGACCACCTGACGCGGCACTTCTCCGGCTACGGGTACAAGACCGAGAACGTGGCTGGCCAGGCGCTCGGTTACGACATCGAGGTGACGGACAAGAAGGGCGCCACGCTGCTCAAGCTCGCGGTGAAGGGCACCGCCGTCGGATCGACCGCTTTCCAGTTGACGTCGCAGGAGCGCGCGTGCGCGAAGCAGGGCGATCCCTGGCGCCTTGCGGTGGTCACCGATGCGCTCGGTCCCGCGGTGCAGCACAAGCTCTACAAGCCCGCAGAGATCGACCAGGCACCGGGCCTCGAGCCCGCTGGCTGA
- a CDS encoding PAS domain S-box protein, with translation MQAIAPTTSDGATLAGLSAQLQSLRRVALAVAHPGGPGLFDVLVRELAEALAVPTVFIAVFSDDVCSLMQTVAVRLDGKALKNFDYVLQGTPCAHVVGREFRYVASGVAAEFPRGSLFAAKGMDSYAAFPMRNSQGEALGLLVAMDRVPIAGGHADHAEAMLKIVAGRAAAEIERTRTDEALRSAALAVSGARSGTVFDELVRLLATILHVEVAFIARRAEDEPKQLTMLAMQCDGQVLHDIRYAIAGTPCATVLGQQFRAYPSELQTLFPDDEDAKTQGTVSYAGYPLTALDGTPLGVVSIASRRPLIQVDRVESMLKIFAMRAAAEVERLAASEALQHSEASYRTIFETAEDAIFVHDWDSDRFIDVNSRACETYGYTHDELIRLSVADVSSGVPPYTAQDALRWIELAKQGHCPSFEWQRRNKDGSLHWDEVRLKPATFNGRRHILAFTRDITERRERERALQRSEARLRATVEAAFDCVIGMDAEGRVVEFNAAAERVFGYRREAVMGRPVAEVIVPERRREAHRRWLREFPITGSSPMLGRLVESTALTASGEEIPVELAVSVAEAPEGNIFVGHVRDISARREAEAARLALEAQLRQAQKMEAIGQLTGGIAHDFNNILTSVIGYLVLGEERAETSGDAVLLRQLGQAHLAAQRARDLVGQMLAFARRQRGEARVLDMAPLVRQTLRLLRATLPSSVTLDGNAGVDDLAASPLCVAIDPVQLEQVLFNLCINARDALDGAGRISVHLLSHAQERWQCASCRAPVDGGPWIELSVADSGSGIAPELQERIFDPFFSTKAPGSGSGMGLAMVHGIVHGHGGHLRLRTSRGAGSVFSVMLPRATTAPAAASDPAPRRAAGAPALRGSVLVVEDDPMVGDFLVERLASWGLRVRLQREPQTAAAWLAEPAHETDLLITDQTMPHMTGLQLAAHARALRPNLPVVLISGNAGGFDPQELARCGVHALLRKPIDAERLRTVLCELLASTD, from the coding sequence ATGCAAGCCATCGCACCGACCACCAGCGACGGCGCCACGCTCGCCGGCCTCTCGGCGCAGCTCCAGTCGCTGCGGCGCGTGGCTCTGGCGGTCGCGCATCCCGGCGGGCCGGGGCTGTTCGATGTGCTGGTGCGCGAACTGGCAGAGGCGCTGGCCGTGCCGACCGTCTTCATCGCGGTGTTTTCCGACGATGTCTGCAGCCTGATGCAGACCGTGGCCGTGCGGCTGGACGGCAAAGCCCTGAAGAACTTCGACTATGTCCTCCAGGGCACGCCCTGCGCGCACGTGGTCGGGCGCGAGTTCCGCTATGTGGCGAGCGGCGTGGCGGCGGAGTTCCCGCGGGGCTCGCTGTTCGCGGCCAAGGGCATGGACTCGTATGCCGCCTTCCCCATGCGCAACAGCCAGGGCGAAGCGCTGGGCCTGCTGGTGGCCATGGACCGCGTGCCGATCGCCGGCGGCCACGCCGACCATGCCGAGGCGATGCTGAAGATCGTCGCCGGCCGCGCGGCCGCGGAGATCGAGCGCACCCGGACCGACGAGGCGCTGCGCTCGGCGGCGCTCGCGGTCTCGGGCGCGCGCAGCGGCACCGTGTTCGACGAGCTGGTGCGGCTGCTGGCGACCATCCTGCACGTCGAGGTGGCCTTCATCGCCCGGCGGGCCGAAGACGAGCCGAAGCAGCTGACCATGCTCGCCATGCAGTGCGACGGCCAGGTGCTGCACGACATCCGCTACGCCATTGCGGGCACGCCTTGCGCCACCGTTCTGGGGCAGCAGTTCCGCGCGTACCCCAGCGAGCTGCAGACGCTCTTTCCCGACGACGAGGATGCGAAAACGCAAGGTACCGTCAGCTACGCCGGCTATCCGCTCACCGCGCTCGACGGTACGCCGCTAGGGGTGGTGTCGATCGCCTCCCGCCGCCCGCTGATCCAGGTAGACCGGGTGGAGTCCATGCTCAAGATCTTCGCCATGCGCGCCGCGGCCGAAGTCGAGCGGCTGGCCGCCAGCGAGGCCCTGCAGCATTCCGAAGCGAGCTACCGCACGATCTTCGAGACCGCGGAGGACGCGATCTTCGTCCACGACTGGGACTCGGACCGCTTCATCGACGTCAACAGCCGGGCCTGCGAGACCTACGGCTACACCCATGACGAACTGATCCGCCTGTCGGTGGCCGACGTCAGTTCCGGCGTGCCGCCCTACACCGCCCAAGACGCGTTGCGCTGGATCGAGCTGGCCAAGCAGGGCCACTGCCCTTCCTTCGAATGGCAACGCCGCAACAAGGACGGCAGCCTGCACTGGGACGAGGTGCGGCTGAAGCCGGCGACCTTCAACGGCCGACGCCACATCCTCGCCTTCACGCGCGACATCACCGAGCGCCGCGAGCGCGAGCGTGCCCTGCAGCGCAGCGAGGCCCGGCTGCGCGCGACGGTGGAAGCGGCTTTCGACTGCGTGATCGGCATGGACGCGGAGGGCCGCGTCGTCGAGTTCAATGCGGCCGCCGAGCGCGTGTTCGGCTATCGCCGCGAGGCGGTGATGGGCCGGCCGGTGGCCGAAGTGATCGTGCCCGAGCGGCGGCGCGAGGCGCACCGGCGCTGGCTGCGCGAGTTCCCGATCACCGGCAGCAGCCCGATGCTGGGCCGGCTGGTCGAATCGACGGCGCTGACTGCCAGCGGCGAAGAAATCCCGGTCGAGCTCGCGGTGAGCGTGGCGGAGGCGCCCGAAGGAAATATCTTCGTGGGCCACGTGCGCGACATCAGTGCGCGGCGCGAGGCCGAAGCGGCCCGCCTGGCCCTCGAGGCGCAGCTGCGGCAGGCGCAGAAGATGGAGGCCATCGGCCAGCTCACCGGCGGCATCGCGCACGACTTCAACAACATCCTGACCAGCGTGATCGGCTACCTGGTGCTGGGCGAGGAGCGCGCCGAAACCAGCGGCGACGCGGTGCTGCTGCGCCAGCTGGGCCAGGCGCACCTGGCGGCCCAGCGCGCGCGCGACCTGGTCGGGCAGATGTTGGCCTTCGCGCGGCGCCAGCGCGGCGAAGCGCGCGTGCTCGACATGGCACCGCTGGTGCGCCAGACCCTGCGCCTGCTGCGCGCCACCCTGCCCTCCTCGGTCACGCTGGACGGCAACGCGGGCGTCGATGACCTGGCTGCCTCGCCGCTGTGCGTCGCCATCGATCCGGTGCAGCTCGAGCAGGTGCTCTTCAACCTGTGCATCAACGCGCGCGATGCGCTGGATGGCGCCGGCCGCATCAGCGTGCACCTGCTGTCGCATGCACAGGAGCGCTGGCAGTGTGCCTCCTGCCGCGCGCCAGTGGATGGCGGCCCCTGGATCGAGCTGAGCGTGGCCGACAGCGGCAGCGGCATCGCACCAGAGCTGCAGGAGCGCATCTTCGACCCCTTCTTCTCCACCAAGGCGCCGGGCAGCGGCTCGGGCATGGGCCTGGCGATGGTGCATGGCATCGTGCATGGCCATGGCGGGCATCTGCGCTTGCGCACCTCGCGGGGTGCCGGCTCGGTGTTTTCGGTGATGCTGCCTCGGGCGACGACCGCGCCCGCCGCCGCCTCCGACCCGGCGCCGCGCCGCGCGGCCGGCGCGCCGGCCTTGCGCGGCAGCGTGCTCGTGGTGGAGGACGACCCGATGGTCGGCGATTTCCTGGTCGAACGACTGGCCAGCTGGGGGCTGCGCGTGCGGTTGCAGCGCGAGCCGCAGACCGCGGCTGCATGGCTGGCGGAGCCGGCGCACGAGACCGATTTGCTGATCACCGACCAGACCATGCCGCACATGACTGGCTTGCAGCTGGCCGCCCACGCCCGCGCGCTGCGCCCCAACCTGCCGGTGGTGCTGATCAGCGGCAATGCAGGCGGCTTCGATCCGCAGGAGCTGGCACGCTGCGGCGTGCATGCGCTCCTGCGAAAGCCGATCGACGCAGAGCGCCTGCGGACGGTGCTGTGCGAGTTACTTGCGTCGACGGATTGA
- the flgA gene encoding flagellar basal body P-ring formation chaperone FlgA yields the protein MMDKTRFFLCFLPVALAAALGAGASLAAPQEDNDARRVVEQLLKTQTAGLPGQARIRVRLPGSPLPPCEALEAFLPNGASAWGRVSVGLRCPGERPWTRYVQAHVALEGRYLVAARAIEAGRPLGAADVAARTGDLTALPKSILVDPADLQGMVAANRIAPGAPLRREQLRGTVVIQQGQTVQVVAEGAGFTVSTAARALSRAEIGALVRAKTRDGRLVSGVADEEGQIRLAQ from the coding sequence ATGATGGACAAGACCCGCTTCTTCCTTTGCTTTCTGCCGGTCGCTCTGGCCGCCGCGCTGGGCGCTGGCGCCAGCCTGGCTGCGCCGCAGGAAGACAACGACGCGCGCCGCGTGGTGGAGCAATTGCTCAAGACACAGACCGCAGGCCTGCCGGGCCAGGCCCGCATCCGCGTGAGGCTGCCGGGCTCGCCCCTGCCGCCCTGCGAGGCGCTCGAAGCCTTCCTGCCGAACGGCGCCTCCGCCTGGGGCCGCGTCTCGGTCGGCCTGCGCTGCCCGGGCGAGCGGCCGTGGACACGCTACGTGCAGGCGCACGTCGCGCTCGAAGGCCGCTACCTGGTTGCCGCCCGCGCCATCGAGGCTGGCCGGCCGCTGGGTGCCGCCGACGTGGCGGCGCGCACCGGCGACCTCACGGCACTTCCGAAGTCGATCCTGGTCGACCCTGCCGACCTCCAGGGCATGGTGGCTGCCAACCGCATCGCCCCCGGCGCGCCGCTGCGGCGCGAGCAGCTGCGCGGCACGGTCGTGATCCAGCAGGGGCAGACGGTGCAGGTGGTCGCAGAGGGGGCCGGCTTCACCGTCAGCACCGCAGCGCGCGCGCTGAGCCGCGCCGAGATCGGCGCCCTCGTCCGGGCCAAGACGCGCGACGGCCGCCTGGTCAGCGGGGTGGCCGACGAAGAAGGCCAGATCCGGCTTGCGCAATGA
- a CDS encoding flagella synthesis protein FlgN, whose protein sequence is MLLPHLLAEKACVEEFLGVLAQEERSMQDGLFTDLAPLTGRKAALLDRMTALDQARESVQVAMGFEPGRAGADAAAAAAGTTALEAWAALLQLAEHAKAGNRRNGAMVHGHLDFTRNALHYLQAAALPFYGPDGIRKAVGGTGTRLALG, encoded by the coding sequence ATGCTGCTGCCCCATCTGCTGGCCGAGAAGGCCTGCGTCGAAGAGTTCCTCGGCGTGCTGGCGCAGGAGGAGCGGAGCATGCAGGACGGCCTCTTCACCGACCTGGCGCCGCTGACCGGACGCAAGGCCGCCCTGCTCGACCGCATGACGGCGCTGGACCAGGCCCGCGAATCGGTGCAAGTGGCGATGGGCTTCGAACCCGGGCGTGCGGGTGCCGATGCCGCAGCAGCGGCGGCCGGGACCACCGCGCTCGAGGCATGGGCCGCACTGCTGCAGCTCGCCGAACATGCCAAGGCCGGGAACCGGCGCAATGGCGCCATGGTCCACGGCCATCTCGACTTCACGCGCAACGCGCTGCACTACCTGCAGGCTGCGGCCCTGCCCTTCTACGGGCCGGACGGGATCCGGAAGGCTGTCGGCGGGACGGGGACGCGGCTGGCCCTGGGCTAG
- a CDS encoding NAD(P)/FAD-dependent oxidoreductase, translating into MATPKSPPALDAAIIGGGPAGLVAAVYLARLRRSVAIVDASQSRLATIPRTRNYPGFPDGISGPALLSALREQAHRYPIEHRAGQVDALERTEEGFRLSWQGGDLTARVVLLASGTSDVVPAMPHLSQALRSGLLRYCPVCDGYEVIDRKVGVIANGPAGVQEARYLRHFTPDLTLFMTPDAQSLAPAERERLAQAGIRLAEGAVESIREWDGRISVRHGGFETACESLYSALGLEVHSTLAERIGARTDESGYLLTDRHQETDAPGLYAAGDVVLGLNQIAVAAGTAAIASAAMHLALTRREPR; encoded by the coding sequence ATGGCTACGCCGAAGTCCCCGCCTGCGCTCGACGCCGCGATCATCGGCGGCGGCCCCGCCGGCCTTGTTGCCGCCGTATATCTCGCCCGGCTGCGGCGATCCGTCGCGATCGTGGATGCGAGCCAGAGCCGGTTGGCCACCATTCCGCGCACCCGCAACTACCCCGGCTTTCCGGACGGCATCTCCGGCCCGGCATTGCTGTCAGCATTGCGCGAGCAGGCCCATCGCTACCCGATCGAACACCGCGCCGGCCAGGTCGACGCGCTGGAGCGTACAGAAGAGGGTTTCCGGCTCTCCTGGCAGGGCGGCGATCTGACGGCCCGCGTGGTGCTGCTCGCCTCCGGTACCAGCGATGTCGTGCCTGCGATGCCGCACCTGTCGCAGGCGCTGCGCAGCGGCCTGCTGCGCTACTGCCCCGTGTGCGACGGCTACGAGGTCATCGACCGCAAGGTCGGCGTCATCGCAAACGGTCCGGCGGGGGTGCAGGAAGCCCGCTACCTGCGGCATTTCACGCCGGACCTCACGCTCTTCATGACGCCGGATGCGCAGTCGCTTGCGCCCGCCGAGCGCGAGCGACTGGCTCAGGCCGGCATCCGGCTTGCCGAAGGGGCCGTCGAAAGCATCCGGGAGTGGGACGGGCGAATCAGCGTGCGCCATGGCGGCTTTGAGACGGCCTGCGAGTCGCTGTACAGCGCGCTGGGCCTCGAGGTTCATTCGACGCTTGCCGAGCGCATCGGAGCCCGGACGGACGAGAGCGGCTACCTGCTGACGGACCGGCACCAGGAGACCGACGCTCCCGGTCTGTATGCCGCGGGCGACGTGGTGCTCGGGCTCAACCAGATCGCGGTCGCGGCGGGCACGGCGGCAATCGCCAGTGCGGCCATGCACCTCGCCTTGACTCGGCGCGAGCCGCGCTGA
- a CDS encoding VWA domain-containing protein: MFFLWPEYLWFLLALALLPAVYVWLLKRRARAALHYSSVGIVREAAAGRQWRRHLPPALFLLACSGLLIAAARPVARVPLPWARSSIMLAMDVSLSMRVTDVKPNRLVAAQEAAKLFLRDLPKEIEVGLVTFAGSSQVAQRATLDRASVIAGIDGFQMQMGTAVGNAIVLCLAELFPEQGIELGDMNFGSRPQGRSLDDKAKPPPRPFTPVAPGSYKSAAIILLSDGRRTTGVDTLAAAKMAADRGVRIHVVGLGTVEGDTSTMDGTAIYMRLDEPTLREVARMTGGEYHHAGTAEKLRSVYENLGSRVQVLTRETELAGVLALISALVAMTAATLSLLWFGRIA, translated from the coding sequence ATGTTCTTTCTCTGGCCCGAGTACCTCTGGTTCCTGCTGGCGCTTGCATTGCTGCCTGCGGTGTACGTGTGGCTCCTGAAGCGCCGCGCCCGTGCGGCCCTGCACTACAGCAGCGTGGGCATCGTGCGCGAGGCGGCAGCCGGCCGCCAGTGGCGGCGCCATCTTCCGCCTGCACTGTTCCTGCTGGCCTGCTCGGGGTTGCTGATCGCGGCGGCGCGCCCGGTGGCGCGGGTGCCGCTGCCCTGGGCGCGGTCGTCGATCATGCTGGCCATGGACGTCTCGCTGAGCATGCGGGTCACCGACGTCAAGCCCAACCGGCTGGTGGCCGCGCAGGAAGCGGCCAAGCTGTTCCTGCGAGACCTGCCCAAGGAGATCGAGGTCGGGCTCGTCACCTTTGCCGGCAGCAGCCAGGTCGCCCAGCGCGCCACGCTCGACCGCGCCTCCGTGATCGCGGGCATCGACGGCTTCCAGATGCAGATGGGCACGGCGGTGGGAAACGCCATCGTGCTGTGCCTGGCGGAGCTGTTTCCCGAGCAGGGCATCGAACTCGGCGACATGAACTTCGGCAGCAGGCCGCAGGGTCGCAGCCTGGACGACAAGGCGAAGCCGCCGCCCCGGCCTTTCACGCCGGTCGCACCGGGCTCGTACAAGTCGGCCGCGATCATCCTGCTGAGCGATGGCCGCCGCACCACCGGTGTCGACACGCTGGCCGCCGCGAAGATGGCCGCGGACCGCGGTGTCCGCATCCACGTGGTGGGGCTGGGAACGGTGGAAGGCGACACCTCGACGATGGATGGCACAGCCATCTACATGAGGCTGGACGAGCCGACCCTTCGCGAGGTGGCGCGGATGACCGGCGGCGAGTACCACCACGCCGGCACGGCCGAGAAGCTGCGCAGCGTCTATGAAAACCTCGGTTCCCGCGTGCAGGTGCTGACGCGGGAAACCGAGCTGGCCGGCGTGCTGGCGCTGATTTCTGCCTTGGTGGCGATGACTGCGGCGACGCTCTCCCTGCTCTGGTTCGGGCGAATCGCCTGA